The Xenopus tropicalis strain Nigerian chromosome 7, UCB_Xtro_10.0, whole genome shotgun sequence genome includes a region encoding these proteins:
- the LOC108645185 gene encoding alpha-2-macroglobulin-like protein 1, translated as MVLLRALGLALALLHLSGTLEAKLHYAVIFPSELVAPHSEQACVHLSGAEGDSRIQVTLNMAERNSTVIERNLRQKSLFSCVTFQVPPPTQGNEEVATMEILIESAGETVTNSSKVLVKRRRTSTFIQTDKAVYKPGDTVQIRVVNLEENLQLKETQVSVCSLQDPRWNHITQWLNVTVTQGIAELSLPLSPEPLFGQYAIRVGHTVHFFNVAGYALPKFEVVFQFPKAVLSNSEQFQLKICGRYPYGQPVQGTYQATVCRWAFLVYWSGHFQNFSDLCVDFSGKLEQSGCSILQIKSDTFRIAYNTHEMYLEGVATITEEGTGMKYSGRDGTTILSTLKSCRFLDADSNYKPGIPYRGTIKVMDGNDDPLPNQKVSLTINPMNITENLVSDENGLVSFQLDNTTAWEGKLRLTASPEMENTVDWYSGLIIPVLGKDSLELTPFESPSKSFLKLHSQQGELPCEGQRDVRVEYIIPNSALGMEAKHMELHYLVVSKESIKDSGSVEVPITSEVGGSSVRGEVRGEVSIKLTLSADVSPTLRALAFISLPNGELVADSATFKLQRCFKNKVSVGFSPDEVLPGADVSLQVQAAAGSLCGLRVVDKTVEPEVDVTADRIEKLFPYFTGTYDYRIKDADVNCPLNQKYRVDVYSLFKDMRLKIVTNAYNKRPSGCWEKDVEEMLYVPTEIQLSYLKALAQLFGVNPDWTVELPTHIEPTPKFRRVEDFSVISMSNDFRDKNEITKGAAEIIPVSLPETWIWELAAVGESGRAEVHGSAPDTITEWNAGAFCMGPSGFGISPPTSLRAFQPFFVELTLPYSVVRGESFTLKASVFNYLKHCIKVQTILLPSQELELEPCADCQYSSCLCAEESKTFYWNLKASNLGEVNVTVRTEALNTQDMCNNEIPIVPKQGHSDTVIKPLLVQPGGILVEKSHNSLICRQNAKAHSKKEKISLKVPENVLKGSERAYITVLGDLMGTAMQNLDWLLPMPFGNAEQKMILFAPSIYILQYLENTLQLSPEIQSKAKRLLTDGYQRQLPYKVYDRYYYLFRSQSQENSWSIENSSMAHLCSPAILYNRNIGGVEDDELSLSAYVTVALMDAGMPQTDTILRHALYCLREAAKNVSSAYTQALLAYTFSLSGDNKFREMLLAKLEEKAIRKDGQLHWEQIPAFEAFNLSSWHRAPSAEVELASYVLLALRSETKKDQRKASEIVNWLSKQQNPYGGFYSTQDTVVALQALAEYAEATFSDKGDVTVTVTSKTGFHQQFHVDQTNRLLLQKASLPDIPGEYSLSATGSGCVYVQTVLRYNIPPPRSDATFSVRVETQPKQCPQEPMKQMGIDIYIQYTGSREESNLALVEVKMLSGFIPAWSTTHQLVSSNTIKHIETQNDVLALYLNELGHDPVHLSFMVEQDIVVKNLKPATVKVYDYYEPTEHAVTEYNSPCSSGKNPVQV; from the exons ATGGTGCTGCTCAGGGCCCTGGGCTTGGCGCTGGCCCTACTGCATCTCTCTGGGACATTGGAGGCAAAGCT GCATTATGCGGTGATCTTCCCCTCGGAGTTGGTGGCCCCCCATTCTGAACAAGCCTGTGTGCACCTCAGTGGGGCGGAGGGAGACAGCCGGATACAGGTTACCTTGAACATGGCCGAACGGAACTCAACGGTGATAGAGAGGAACCTCCGGCAGAAATCCCTCTTCAGCTGTGTTACATTCCAG GTGCCTCCACCCACTCAAGGGAATGAAGAAGTGGCCACCATGGAAATTCTCATTGAGAGCGCAGGGGAGACCGTAACCAACAGCAGCAAAGTTCTAGTGAAGAGGAGAAGAACCAGCACTTTCATTCAGACGGACAAAGCTGTATATAAACCAGGGGACACAG TGCAAATACGAGTTGTAAATCTTGAAGAAAATCTACAACTGAAAGAAACTCAGGTAAGTG TCTGTTCCCTTCAGGATCCAAGGTGGAACCATATTACCCAGTGGCTGAATGTGACTGTCACACAGGGAATCGCTGAGCTCTCGTTGCCGCTGTCCCCGGAGCCTTTGTTTGGTCAATATGCCATTCGTGTTGGGCACACTGTGCACTTCTTTAATGTGGCAGGATACG CCCTTCCCAAATTTGAGGTCGTCTTTCAGTTCCCCAAGGCTGTTTTATCCAACAGTGAACAATTCCAGCTGAAAATATGCGGCAG GTACCCATATGGCCAACCCGTGCAAGGAACATATCAGGCTACGGTGTGTCGCTGGGCCTTTTTAGTCTACTGGTCGGGACATTTTCAAAATTTTTCGGACCTGTGTGTTGATTTCAGTGGAAAG TTGGAACAGTCTGGGTGTTCCATATTGCAAATCAAGTCTGATACCTTTAGAATTGCCTACAACACTCATGAAATGTATCTAGAGGGAGTAGCAACCATTACAGAGGAAGGAACAG GGATGAAATATTCTGGAAGAGATGGAACCACCATTTTATCCACGCTAAAAAGTTGCCGTTTCCTGGATGCTGACAGTAACTACAAGCCGGGGATCCCATACAGAGGGACA ATAAAGGTGATGGACGGCAATGATGATCCCCTTCCAAACCAAAAAGTCTCCCTAACCATCAATCCTATGAATATAACGGAGAACTTGGTATCGGATGAGAATGGACTTGTTTCCTTCCAGTTGGACAACACGACCGCATGGGAGGGAAAGCTGCGCCTTACG gcGAGTCCAGAAATGGAAAACACTGTTGATTGGTATTCCGGGCTCATTATACCTGTTTTAGGGAAAGACTCTCTGGAACTCACACCCTTTGAATCCCCCAGCAAGAGTTTCCTGAAACTGCActcccagcagggggagctcccatGTGAGGGGCAACGAGATGTCCGAGTGGAATATATTATCCCAAACTCTGCCCTGGGGATGGAGGCCAAGCACATGGAGCTGCACTACCTG GTTGTTTCTAAAGAATCTATAAAGGACTCGGGATCAGTGGAAGTGCCCATTACTAGTGAAGTAGGAG GATCTTCAGTAAGGGGTGAGGTGAGGGGTGAGGTCTCCATCAAACTCACACTCAGTGCCGACGTCTCTCCGACTCTCCGCGCTCTCGCCTTCATTTCCCTCCCTAATGGGGAATTAGTGGCCGATTCTGCAACATTCAAACTGCAAAGGTGCTTCAAGAACAAA GTATCAGTTGGCTTCTCCCCAGATGAAGTTCTCCCAGGAGCTGATGTTTCCCTACAAGTCCAGGCAGCCGCCGGGTCCCTGTGTGGCCTGAGAGTGGTGGATAAGACTGTTGAGCCTGAGGTGGATGTGACGGCTGATAGG ATTGAGAAGCTCTTCCCCTACTTTACTGGAACATATGATTATCGGATCAAAGACGCTGATGTTAATTGTCCATTAAATCAAAAATATCGCGTTGATGTCTACAGCCTGTTTAAG GATATGCGCCTGAAAATTGTCACCAACGCCTATAATAAGAGGCCCTCGGGGTGCTGGGAAAAGGATGTAGAAGAAATGTTGTACGTTCCCACTGAAATACAGTTATCATATTTGAAAGCAT TGGCCCAACTATTCGGAGTCAATCCAGACTGGACAGTTGAATTACCCACCCATATTGAACCTACACCAAAATTTAGAAGAGTAGAAG atttttcAGTAATTTCAATGTCAAACGATTTCAGAGACAAAAATGAAATCACTAAAGGAGCTGCTGAAATAATCCCGGTGTCTTTGCCAGAGACCTGGATCTGGGAGCTAGCGGCCGTGGG TGAGTCGGGTAGAGCCGAGGTCCATGGCTCAGCCCCAGACACCATCACCGAGTGGAATGCAGGAGCTTTCTGTATGGGACCCAGTGGGTTTGGCATCTCCCCACCAACCTCCCTTCGAGCCTTCCAGCCATTCTTTGTGGAGCTCACTCTGCCGTACTCTGTGGTGCGAGGGGAGTCATTCACTCTCAAGGCTTCTGTGTTTAACTACCTCAAGCACTGTATAAAG GTTCAGACCATCCTGCTGCCTTCACAAGAGTTAGAGCTGGAACCATGTGCCGACTGTCAGTATAGCAGCTGTCTCTGTGCAGAGGAAAGCAAGACCTTCTACtggaaccttaaagcctccaacctgg GAGAGGTGAACGTCACGGTGAGGACGGAGGCTCTGAACACTCAGGACATGTGCAATAATGAGATTCCTATTGTGCCCAAGCAGGGTCACTCCGACACTGTGATTAAGCCACTGCTGGTGCAG CCAGGGGGAATTCTAGTAGAAAAGTCTCACAACTCTCTGATCTGCAGACAAAATGCAAAAG CCCATTCAAAAAAAGAGAAGATATCCCTGAAAGTTCCTGAAAATGTTCTGAAGGGTTCTGAGAGAGCTTACATAACAGTGCTAG GAGACCTGATGGGAACAGCCATGCAGAACCTGGACTGGCTCCTGCCCATGCCATTTGGAAATGCGGAGCAGAAAATGATTCTTTTTGCCCCCAGTATCTACATTCTACAGTATCTGGAAAACACTCTCCAACTGAGCCCTGAGATCCAGAGCAAAGCCAAACGATTGCTTACGGATG GGTACCAAAGACAACTGCCATACAAAGTATATGATCGATACTACTATTTATTTAGGTCACAGTCACAGGAAAACTCATG GTCCATAGAAAACTCTTCGATGGCGCATCTGTGTTCTCCAGCCATCCTATATAatagaaacata GGGGGAGTAGAAGATGATGAACTATCACTCTCTGCTTACGTCACCGTAGCTCTAATGGACGCCGGTATGCCGCAAACG GACACTATACTCAGGCACGCTCTATACTGTCTCAGGGAGGCTGCCAAAAACGTGAGCAGTGCCTACACCCAGGCTCTACTGGCCTACACTTTCTCTCTGAGTGGAGATAATAAATTCAGGGAGATGCTGCTGGCTAAACTGGAGGAGAAGGCCATAAGGAAAG ATGGACAGTTACACTGGGAGCAGATACCTGCCTTTGAGGCCTTCAACCTCTCATCCTGGCACCGCGCTCCCTCAGCTGAAGTGGAGTTAGCCTCCTACGTGCTGCTGGCCCTTCGCTCAGAAACTAAGAAGGACCAGAGAAAAGCTTCTGAGATAGTCAACTGGCTGAGCAAGCAGCAAAATCCTTATGGGGGGTTCTACTCTACTCAG GACACAGTTGTAGCGCTACAGGCTCTTGCTGAGTATGCCGAGGCCACATTCTCTGACAAGGGAGATGTCACAGTCACAGTCACTTCCAAGACTGGGTTCCATCAACAGTTCCATGTGGATCAGACTAACCGGCTCCTGCTACAGAAAGCCTCACTGCCAGATATCCCTGGGGAGTACTCTCTGTCAGCCACTGGGAGCGGCTGTGTGTATGTACAG ACTGTCCTGAGATACAACATTCCCCCACCTAGAAGTGACGCCACCTTCTCAGTACGAGTGGAGACCCAACCAAAGCAATGTCCCCAGGAGCCAATGAAACAGATGGGCATAGACATTTACATTCA ATACACAGGGTCTCGGGAGGAATCCAACTTGGCTCTGGTTGAGGTCAAGATGCTCTCAGGCTTTATACCCGCGTGGAGCACAACGCATCAG